The segment CGAGCCTCCTAGCGGCGCGCCGCGCGCTGCGTGCCGGGCTGGAGAAGTCGCGCGCGCTGACCCACGCGCTGGCCCCGCGGCTGGAGGCCATCCAGGCGCGTCTCCCGGCCATGGAGGCGTCGGTGCGGCCGATCCGCGCGCCGCGGGAGGCGCTGGCGACGGCCGGGACCAACATCGACCGCGCGCtgggccccgccgccgccgtgctcaAGGTGTTCGACGCCGTGCACGGCCTCGAGCCGCCGCTCCTCGaccgcgccgccgtcgccgacgaCCTCCCGGGCTACCTCGCCGTGCTGGCGCAGCTCGAGGCCGCGCTCCGCCTGCTCGCCGACAACTGCGGTCTCGCCACGCAGTGGCTCGCGGACGTCGTCGCATACCTCGGGGAGCGAAGGCTCGCCGACGGCCGCTTCGTGGCGGGACTCGCCGCCGCGCTCGACCGGCTCAGGGACGCCGCCGCGACCGCCGACCTCGACGCCGGGCTGCTTGCCGCCGCGCTCGACTTGCTCGAGGCCGAGTTCAGGCGGCTCCTCAAGGACCACTCCGCGCCGCTTGCCATGAAGGACCCCGCCGGCGGCGGCTCCGACCCGCCGGCCGTCGTGCCGTCTCGGATCCCTGCCTCCGTCGTGTACAAGCTCAGCCTTATCCTTGACCGCCTCGCTGCCAACGGCCGGATTGACCACTGCTCGTCCGCGTACGCGGACGCGCGAGGGGATACCGTGAGCGCCAGCCTCCGCGCGCTTGGACTTGATTACCTCAAGGAGACATCGGGGGACGCGCAGGCGCTCAGCCCCAGCGTCGAGCGCTGGGGCCGGCATCTGGAGTTTGCGGTGCACCACCTCCTTGAAGCTGAGAGGAAGCTCTGCGTCGCCGTGTTTGAACGCCGGCCAGAGGCCGCGCCGGTGTGCTTTGCTGAGATTGCAGCTCGTGCTGGCATTCTTGATTTCCTGAATTTCGGCCGTGCCCTGGCTGGTGCCAGGAAGGACCCCATAAAGCTATTGCGGCTGCTTGATGTGTTTGATTGTTTGAACAAGCTGAGGCTGGACTTCAACCGATTGTTCGGTGGAAAGGCGTGTGTAGAGATCCAAAGCAGGACTAGGGAGCTTGTCAAGACGGTCGTGGATGGTGCTGTTGAGATCTTTGAGGAATTACCTGTTCAGGTGGAGCTGCAGCGCAATTTGCCGCCACCAGTTGACGGTGGAGTGCCACGCATCGTGAGCTTTGCCGCCAAGTACTGCAATCAGCTTCTTGATCAGCCGTATCGATCTGTGCTGACACAGGTGATCACCATCCACCGCAGCTGGCGCAAAGAAGTGTTCAACGACAAGATGCTGGTTGAGGCAGTGCTTAGTATCATTAAGACGCTAGAGATAAACTTTGATACATGGTCAAAGTCTTATGGAGATCCGACACAGTCATCTCTCCTCATGATGAACATACACTGGCACTTCTTCAAACACCTGAAGGGTACTAAGCTGGGTGAGCTGTTAGGCGATCCATGGCTCCGGGAGCATGAACAGTACAAGGATTACTACTCAACAATGTTTCTGAGGGAGAGCTGGGGAACACTTGCACCCCTGTTGAGCAGGGAGGGCATGATCATGTTCTCCAAGGGCCGTGCTACTGCAAGAGATTTAGTGAAACAGAGGCTCAAATCATTCAATGCTAGCTTTGATGAGATGTTTCAAAAGCAGTCTAAATGGGTGATATCGGATAGGGATTTGCAGCAGAAGACGTGCCACCTCGTGGTGCAGGCTGTAGTGCCTGTTTACAGGAGCTTCATGCAGAACTATGGGCCGCTTGTTGAGCAGGACGTTAGTGCGAGCAGGTATGTGAAGTACAGCGCCGACGATCTGGATAAGAAGCTCAACACACTCTTCCTGGCCAAGCCAGGCAGGCCAATGAGAGCTGGAAGTTTCCAAATCAAAAATTCAGATGACAAGATTACCAGCGCAATGACCGGACTGTATCGGAGTGCTTCTACTCTGAAGTAGCTTCAGTGGGAGTTTGGAAAGACTGAACGCACAATTTGTGCAATAAGCCAATAACTTGGTAGGCAAGGATGATTCGGGCCAGTAAGTCAAGATCCCCACTTATGTGGGGGTGTAATAATGGTCCCATGATTAGAAGAGCTGGAGCATATAAGAAGAACTGACATTGCGGGGGAGAAGATGACAGGAGTGTTTCCTcagagggtctccttcctgtcgATCATCTTTTCACCTTCTATTGCATTCTTATCTGTAGCAAGTATACTCAATTCATTTTAGAAACTTGTGTGGGAGCAGAGGATGTGTAATCAGTTATCTGGTACATGTTAGTAGGTTGTATTATAGGAGGTGATAAGTTGTTTCATATGGTTATGGTATACTATGTTTTAGATCTTATGAACATGCAGTGAACTATATGGTATAACTGGTGGCGAATGGGAATTACAGCAGTTAATTATATGGAATAGTATACTGTTTTTTCCCTTTCCAAATTTCTATTGCCACACTGTTACATCTTTCTTCCTCCTTTATGGAATGGTTTACTTTTTGATCTGTTGTTTGACCTTTGATGTTGTGATGTACAGAAGCATGCAGCTGTATAGGAGTATAAGCTTACTACCCTTTCTACTCATGGATTGCTGACTATATGACACTGCCATTAAACTGATACTATCTACTGACAGAAAAAAATGGGATAAGCGAAATTCATACCTTTGGTGTCATTGATAATCATGTATTAATTTCTATATATGGTCTTGTGACACATATTCTTGCAAAAGGGGTTTTACCTTGAACTTGTGATCATGCTGTGCGCTGTGGTTTTAGAttgatatattatattataaGTTCTGTTGATATGCAATATGTGCCTACTTGGTTAGTAAGTTAAGTTGTGATCAGATTAGAGGCTAaatagagaaaataaaaaggaacttTAAACTTGCTACCTACATAGAACAAATATCACCATACCTTAGTATCTCTGATTATTTGGAATGATAATTCTTGTTTTCTTGCCAAGCAATAGGTTGCTGGTATGAATGCATTGCTTGATTCTGTATCAATGTCAATGTTACACTGATCCTAGAAATGCTGCCACAGATGCTTTACATTTTCCACCTTGTAGAAAGGAAATTGTTTGCACTTCGCAGAGCTGCATCAAAATCAAGCAGGCGTGGCGCTTTGTGAGTCCTGCCTCCTgcagtcctcatcctcatcaacCATGCACCCAACCATCCAAGGTTGCCGCAGAATCCGTGGGCGCTTTGTGATTGTGAGTCCTGACTTCCTGTAGTCCTATGGCCGAGGTGGCATTTTCCTTGTGCCACATTTTTTTAGCAACATTTTCCTTGTGCCACATGGGCCTCACAGGGTGGCCTTTCTCTCTATTGGGCTGGGCCCGATTCTACGAGACCACGACAATGATAAGCCATGTTGGCCCACGAGAAAGACGAACAACAGTACAAGTAAAGAAAAAGTCCATTCTATCTGAGCTATGGTCGTAGTCTGATTTCCCTCATCGAATCTAAAATCAGACATCTTACCTTCTAAACTTCTAATACCATTTACTTCCCCACCATGGTTTATAGCGACTTTGAATGTGGGTTTAACCTCTTTTACAAAAAAACTGGTAAATACTTGATGAGGTTTTAAACCAGAGAATATATTCTCTAAGCTCTTAAAAATCCCCAAAAAATGACAAAAGATTTAGGTTGCTAACTGCTAAGCTAAAGTCTATATTTTTTGGGGGATTTTCAAGAGCTTAGAGAATATACATTAATGATGAGCTCTTAGTAGTATCAACTCTAAAAATGACAAAAGAAAACACCAACAAGATGTTTATGCAGTCAATTGTTTACCTAGTAGGGAAGAATCAGACCTTCGACCTCTTTACAAGCTAGGGAGTTGAAGCCTATGAGGATGTCGAATAACCTCATTTTAGCATGACCACAATTCTCCAAAATTCAAGAATTCCTGCATGTGTGTATGAAGGCCATTTGAGTGTGATAAAAACAAACCTAGAAGATATCTAGAGAGGCATCCTAATTAAAGCATGAGCTAGAGTcctcctttttggtaattgcaTCACTTTCATGATCAAGAAAAAAGGAATATATAAACTCCAACAAAAAAACTCCAAGAACATGAACCATAAAGAGCACCTCTTTCTTCGACAACCTCCTCCAACTCTAGATATCTGATTCAAGTTAGGATTAGAAGGGTCTGGATTAGGGATAGTGTTGAGGAGAGAATATATGGCTATGGGATTTAATGGGGGATAATTTGGGTGTCAAAGAGACTGTCGGTAGCGAGTTCTATAGGTAGAATGATGGTGGAGGAGGATCTACCGTTGTTTTTACCGTCGAACGGAGGGGCAACGATGAAGGTGGAGGCGCGTCAATCTAGAAAGGGGTACGAACGAGGCGACAATGAAAGTGGGGAAGCGTCGATCTAGAACTGGGTATGATGGGGGTGAGGAAGAGGCCGGTCATGGCCAGATCTGGTGAGGAGAAGACCGACCACGCCCAGATCTTGTGAGGAGGAGGCTGGCCGCATCTAGATCCGGCAAGGAGGAGGTCAGTTGCGCACACATCTGGTGGGAAGGAGGTTAGTCGCGCACACATATGGCAAGAAGGAGGCTAGCCACACCCAGATCTAGTGGGAAGAAGGCTAGCCGTGCCCAGatccggcgaggaggaggttgacCGCGCACATATCCGGCAGGCCCTCCTCCGGCATGACTAGTGGCGCCCTGGCCCTGCTGCATATGTGACCAGACGCCCTGGCGACGGGGTGGCCGCAGTGAGGCCTCACACGTCCTATGGGCTCCCTTCTCCGACAACCAGCGTCTTGTGTCCTGCAGACCTGCTCTGACGAACGCGGTGGTGGCAGCACGCGGTGTGGCGCCATGGTCGAGGCAGTGGTAGGCTCGATTGGATTTGCTTGCATTGGCTTTTTGATTTGTCTAAATCATTTAACGGGGGATGGGTGGATCTGGTGGTATTCCTACCGTAGACGGAGGGGTGACGATGAAGGTGGGGGAGTGTCTATTTAGAAAGGGGTAGGGTCGGGGAGGAGAGGGAGGGGGAGCTAATTCCAGCAAGGTGGAGGTAGGTGGGGCTATCTCGGAATTGAGAGAGTAGAGGAAGTGGGGCAAgatgggagagagaggaggaaggaTATAAGATTTGGTAATAGTAGTGGTAGGGGCAGAGGTGTATAGTGTGGTGGTTATCCCTCGTTAGCATCATGGGGAGGGTGCTCTCAATGTAGTCGGCTCCTAAAAAATATGGGCTTATTTTATGGGTATATGGATGTTAAGGGTGGAAATAAAGTGCTAGAGAACTTCTAGCGATGACGAGATCTTGAAGTTTTACGAGACATCTCTATTCTATTCTAACAGAAAAAATTCTTATGGAAGGCCAtttaattttgtgtggagcctaGTCCATCAATAATGATGGTGTGTACAACCTGCCAAAAAGAACAAAAAACATCATGTGGCAAGGCATATAAAAAGAGATGGAATAATAACTAGATGAACCATGAAATAGAAACAGTCTCAACATAGAGATGAAAACGTCACCATGGATCATAGCTCTAAGGACTCCGTGGCGTGACAAGATAAGAGGGCTTAATCTATGACAAATTGAACTCAAAAGTGGATGTAGTGTGTCAAGAACCCGTGATGCAATTTTCACAGGTGAGCACAAGGAAACTGTGGTTCAACAAAAGAGAGAGCTCAATCCATGACAAATCAGAAGTCAAGGATGGAAGTATGGTGTCAAGGATCTCACGGATTTATAGATCGTCTTAAAATGCtagactagaataatataaCACTAGTGGCAGATGCATAGAGTGCTCATTTCCTTGTTCATCAAATATTCACCTTATTTCCTCCCCCATTCTCTCTTGCCACAATGATGTTCATGCACGGTGTTACTATTCTATTCAATAAAGAGAAGGAAATACGTAATGGAAATCTCGGCATGTGGCGATGCACCATCATATATGACACAAAATTTTGACTtcaacaaaaataaataaagaatcacACAAAgcacaaaaaaaagaagaactCACATGAAGGTTGTAAGAAATTCTTAAGTGGATCAAGTAAAATAAATTGAAAGCCTCGTTGAACCTTAAACCTTGGAGCCAAAGGTGTCAATATTGAATCGAGAGATTGGGCAGGATTGACGATGATGGGCACCTGTTGTTCTTGATGAGGGAGAGGAGGTGGCAGCCTTGAGGTTGAGGGGAATTCGGCGCCGTCAGGACTCAGGATCGGTTGACGTGAGTCTCACAATTGTCTTGGGCCTCGCGGTTAGTAAGTAGTCCACGCCCTGTTAACTTGACTTGGGCTCCCCTCTTGACTTGGTCTAGGTAACAGAATAGGAGTTGGCCCATTATTATTCCAAACTGTTGGCCCGAgatcactttttttttttcaacacAATTCGTTCAATTTTTTTCTCTAGAGCTGCAAAGAAGTCTATTCTCAATTCGCAATCCATCTTATGCTTGTTTTTGTACAGTGTACTTCATTAATTAACTTGGGAAAAAAATCCTAGGATAACGCGAGGGATATATTATTCTCTACGTACTCTCTAGTAGCTAGCATATCCCAGCACAGACGTAGTACGTGACGGCGGCGCGTACGAGCGCTAGATACACAGCGTGGGTGCCCTCTTTCTCTCTGTTCTCTGTCGGCACGTACGCGCGCTTTCCTGCACGCATGCATCCACCTGGACCCGAAACCGCCGCTCTAGTATCGCTCCAAGCGGCGGCGAGTGGCGCCGCGCCGCCGACGCTGACGAcaagcggcgc is part of the Sorghum bicolor cultivar BTx623 chromosome 10, Sorghum_bicolor_NCBIv3, whole genome shotgun sequence genome and harbors:
- the LOC8065554 gene encoding exocyst complex component EXO70A1, encoding MGATHDAEVDQEEEARRMASLLAARRALRAGLEKSRALTHALAPRLEAIQARLPAMEASVRPIRAPREALATAGTNIDRALGPAAAVLKVFDAVHGLEPPLLDRAAVADDLPGYLAVLAQLEAALRLLADNCGLATQWLADVVAYLGERRLADGRFVAGLAAALDRLRDAAATADLDAGLLAAALDLLEAEFRRLLKDHSAPLAMKDPAGGGSDPPAVVPSRIPASVVYKLSLILDRLAANGRIDHCSSAYADARGDTVSASLRALGLDYLKETSGDAQALSPSVERWGRHLEFAVHHLLEAERKLCVAVFERRPEAAPVCFAEIAARAGILDFLNFGRALAGARKDPIKLLRLLDVFDCLNKLRLDFNRLFGGKACVEIQSRTRELVKTVVDGAVEIFEELPVQVELQRNLPPPVDGGVPRIVSFAAKYCNQLLDQPYRSVLTQVITIHRSWRKEVFNDKMLVEAVLSIIKTLEINFDTWSKSYGDPTQSSLLMMNIHWHFFKHLKGTKLGELLGDPWLREHEQYKDYYSTMFLRESWGTLAPLLSREGMIMFSKGRATARDLVKQRLKSFNASFDEMFQKQSKWVISDRDLQQKTCHLVVQAVVPVYRSFMQNYGPLVEQDVSASRYVKYSADDLDKKLNTLFLAKPGRPMRAGSFQIKNSDDKITSAMTGLYRSASTLK